In Colletotrichum higginsianum IMI 349063 chromosome 3, whole genome shotgun sequence, a genomic segment contains:
- a CDS encoding DEAD/DEAH box helicase, translating to MADQLNMSGLNIQDQQNQPRSYIPPHMRKMNGGPPPPAPAAAAAMNGGGGINNSAWAGRGQQNFDARAPAGGDWPAMGGPGGPGGPPGPPPAQQQSFAPRGGRGGWQEGGGRGGYSGGGYGGHAGGGGGQQARGSGDGQWRDGKHIPGPANPRVERELFGTGVDDSSKQQTGINFEKYDDIPVEASGHDVPEPVLTFSNPPLDNHLIGNIEMARYKVPTPVQKYSIPIVMGGRDLMACAQTGSGKTGGFLFPILSQAFINGPSTVPPNAAGGFGRQRKAYPTSLILAPTRELVSQIYEESRKFAYRSWVRPCVVYGGADIGSQLRQIERGCDLLVATPGRLVDLIERGRISLQNIKYLVLDEADRMLDMGFEPQIRRIVEGEDMPNVQNRQTLMFSATFPRDIQMLARDFLKDYIFLSVGRVGSTSENITQKVEYVEDVDKRSVLLDILHTHGAGLTLIFVETKRMADSLSDFLINQNFPATSIHGDRTQRERERALEFFRNGRCPILVATAVAARGLDIPNVTHVVNYDLPTDIDDYVHRIGRTGRAGNTGHSTAFFNRGNRGVVRELLDLLKEANQEVPSFLETIARESSFGGGRGGRPRGGGRGQGANRDFRKFGGGGGGGGFGGAPGGGFSGGGGAGGGYSAGGGGGGFGGPPPAAGGFGGGAGGYGGGGGGYGGGSYGNPGGGNSSWW from the exons ATGGCTGATCAGCTCAACATGTCTGGCCTGAACATCCAGGACCAGCAGAACCAACCCCGCTCCTACATTCCTCCCCACATGCGTAAGATGAATGGTGgtccccctcctccggctccggcggcggcggcggcaatgaacggcggcggtggtaTCAACAACAGCGCCTGGGCTGG TAGAGGCCAACAGAATTTCGATGCCCGCGCGCCCGCCGGTGGTGACTGGCCTGCCATGGGCGGCCCCGGAGGTCCTGGAGGTCCTCCCGGCCCCCCCCCTGCCCAGCAGCAGTCCTTCGCTCCTCGTGGTGGCCGTGGTGGCTGGCAAGAGGGCGGCGGTCGCGGCGGAtacagcggcggcggctacggCGGCCACGctggtggtggaggtggacAGCAGGCCCGTGGTTCTGGCGATGGCCAGTGGCGCGACGGCAAGCACATTCCCGGCCCTGCCAACCCCCGCGTGGAGCGCGAGCTCTTCGGTACTGGCGTGGACGACTCGTCCAAGCAGCAGACCGGTATCAACTTCGAGAAGTACGACGACATTCCTGTTGAAGCTTCTGGACACGACGTCCCTGAGCCGGTCCTCACCTTCTCCAACCCCCCTCTCGATAACCATCTTATCGGCAACATCGAGATGGCTCGCTACAAGGTCCCTACCCCCGTCCAGAAGTACTCGATTCCCATCGTCATGGGCGGTCGCGATCTCATGGCTTGTGCCCAGACTGGTTCCGGAAAGACTGGTGGTTTCCTCTTCCCCATTCTCTCCCAGGCCTTCATCAACGGTCCTTCTACCGTTCCGcccaacgccgccggcggttTTGGCCGTCAGCGCAAGGCTTACCCCACTTCGCTGATTCTGGCTCCTACCCGTGAGCTGGTTTCCCAGATCTACGAGGAGTCCCGCAAGTTTGCGTACCGCTCCTGGGTTCGCCCTTGCGTCGTCTACGGTGGTGCCGACATCGGTTCCCAGCTCCGTCAGATCGAGCGCGGCTGCGACTTGCTCGTTGCTACCCCTGGACGTCTTGTCGACCTCATAGAGCGCGGTCGTATCTCCCTCCAGAACATCAAGTACCTTgtgctcgacgaggctgaCCGCATGCTTGACATGGGTTTCGAGCCCCAGATCCGCCGCattgtcgagggcgaggataTGCCCAACGTCCAGAACCGCCAGACCCTCATGTTCTCCGCCACATTCCCCCGCGACATTCAGATGCTCGCTCGCGACTTCCTGAAGGACTACATTTTCCTGTCTGTCGGTCGTGTTGGTTCCACCTCCGAGAACATCACCCAGAAGGTCGAGTACGTTGAAGACGTCGACAAGCGCTCTGTCCTTTTGGACATTCTCCACACCCACGGTGCTGGTCTCACTCTCATTTTCGTCGAGACCAAGCGCATGGCCGACTCTCTGTCCGATTTCCTTATCAACCAGAACTTCCCCGCCACCTCGATTCACGGTGATCGCACTCAGCGCGAGCGTGAGCGTGCCCTGGAGTTCTTCCGCAACGGTCGTTGCCCCATTTTGGTTGCTACCGCTGTTGCCGCCCGTGGTCTCGATATTCCCAACGTTACCCATGTTGTCAACTACGACCTGCCCACCGACATTGACGACTACGTCCACCGTATCGGTCGTACTGGTCGTGCCGGAAACACTGGCCACTCCACTGCTTTCTTCAACCGTGGCAACCGTGGTGTCGTTCGCGAACTTCTTGACCTCCTTAAGGAGGCTAACCAGGAGGTTCCCAGCTTCCTCGAGACCATTGCCCGTGAGTCCTCCTTCGGCGGTGGCCGTGGCGGTCGTCCTCGTGGCGGTGGCCGTGGACAGGGCGCCAACCGTGACTTCCGCAAgtttggcggcggtggcggtggtggcggcttCGGAGGTGCCCCTGGCGGTGGCTTCAGCGGaggtggcggtgccggcggtgGCTATagcgctggcggcggcggtggtggtttCGGtggccccccccctgctGCCGgtggcttcggcggcggcgctggcggttatggtggtggtggtggtggctaCGGCGGCGGTAGCTACGGTAACCCCGGTGGCGGAAACTCGTCCTGGTGGTAA
- a CDS encoding INO80 chromatin remodeling complex Ies1 — protein sequence MSPDSPSSPAGNAVSDAEAPTSPVRGDEGKSFLSQAMTEDDDTRMMDGTPEPTEKTSGRGKGKNAAKESSSNITGKIRHLKKEDGEPLWRKDIQYDFLKAIFDDETAVFTNSYEPERPRQNFADLYIDTMSRSSKTSKVLRDKLLSDRSAAKGMAMVCLLVNIGRMNTTLNFFPEMRAQLRTYHAIPSLQAHQDAHAYKQLQDAPRLKSILKGGAEDREEPGSLNKIKARDVPRTNPVNLLFVICQSAAKIAELHFPPGREFHDLVMKTNYTSISRAKAFLWIMWFYLESDFTEEGCDENPFGPGVDYGVDVANQGVPELIEMTTEDEAAENVDTEVEIKFGEEKQKMRAKILEADQAYLADNQTKRGSRTSRVMAEDGPAILPRIRPSKHESDMDSVRSTPPPKALARGLGGSVRRGGAPLKYQIFEASSPAGPAHGSAEGIVARKPRPPTAHQIAVERNRNQRVEYILDRGYRKELHKAKKKRQQGSTLYRAFMRIKQIDNPFEDSDPEDDPRQQLSNNDGNSGPFRQKGLGGIAPLASENDDFGEEANAYTAALRRTSRRLKRWGAHEGPPLGVIPPRKRKKANGETNGNDEAGDMTMDLDTLRASEARDGSQARANGDVNGDETLGDITMGDITMDDGDDADKTAAADDDEELDEMDRSLLGLAAEDSASEDE from the exons ATGTCGCCGGATTCTCCCAGTTCCCCTGCGGGCAACGCCGTGTCGGACGCAGAGGCGCCTACTTCCCCAGTGCGCGGTGACGAGGGCAAATCCTTCCTCTCCCAAGCCATgaccgaagacgacgatacACGGATGATGGATGGCACGCCCGAGCCGACCGAGAAGACATCGGGTCgcgggaaggggaagaatgCGGCAAAGGAGTCGTCCAGTAACATCACCGGCAAGATTCGGCATctgaagaaggaagatgGCGAGCCACTCTGGCGCAAGGACATTCAATACGACTTCCTCAAGGCTATCTTCGATGACGAAACAGCCGTCTTCACGAACTCTTACGAGCCCGAGAGACCTCGCCAGAACTTTGCCGATCTCTACATTGACACCATGTCGCGAAGCAGCAAGACGAGCAAGGTCCTTCGCGACAAGTTGCTAAGCGATCGCAGTGCAGCAAAGGGCATGGCCATGGTCTGCCTGCTCGTCAACATTGGCAGAATGAATACAACGCTCAACT TCTTCCCCGAGATGCGAGCCCAATTGCGAACATACCACGCCATCCCCTCCCTACAGGCACACCAAGATGCGCATGCCTACAAACAGCTCCAGGACGCTCCAAGATTAAAATCTATCCTCAAGGGTGGTGCTGAGGACCGCGAAGAGCCTGGCAGCCTGAACAAAATCAAAGCCCGCGATGTCCCCCGAACGAACCCCGTCAACCTGCTCTTCGTCATCTGCCAATCAGCCGCTAAGATTGCTGAGTTGCACTTTCCTCCGGGACGAGAGTTCCACGACTTGGTCATGAAGACCAACTACACCAGCATATCCCGCGCTAAGGCGTTCCTCTGGATCATGTGGTTCTACCTCGAATCCGACTTCACGGAAGAGGGCTGCGACGAAAACCCATTTGGACCCGGTGTCGACTACGGTGTCGATGTTGCTAACCAAGGCGTTCCCGAACTCATAGAGATGACAACagaggacgaggcggcaGAAAATGTCGATACGGAGGTGGAGATCAAATtcggcgaggagaagcagaagatGCGCGCCAAGATTCTAGAGGCAGACCAGGCGTACCTTGCCGACAACCAAACAAAACGAGGCTCGAGAACATCGCGTGTGATGGCTGAGGATGGGCCGGCCATCCTACCTCGCATTCGCCCTTCGAAGCACGAGTCTGATATGGATAGCGTCCGGTCGACACCGCCACCCAAGGCATTGGCACGAGGCCTTGGGGGCTCGGTTCGACGTGGCGGGGCACCGCTCAAGTATCAGATTTTCGAGGCATCTTCCCCAGCAGGCCCTGCTCATGGCTCCGCGGAGGGCATCGTTGCTCGAAAACCTCGCCCCCCCACGGCACACCAAATCGCGGTGGAGAGGAACAGAAACCAACGGGTCGAGTACATTCTGGATCGTGGTTACCGGAAGGAGCTTCACAAGGCGAAGAAAAAGCGGCAGCAAGGAAGCACTCTCTATCGGGCATTCATGCGTATTAAGCAAATTGATAATCCGTTCGAGGACAGCGACCCAGAGGATGACCCCCGTCAGCAGCTGTCGAACAACGACGGGAACTCTGGACCCTTCCGACAGAAAGGTCTCGGGGGTATCGCGCCCCTGGCTTCGGAGAACGACGATTTCGGTGAAGAGGCGAACGCCTACACCGCAGCCTTGAGACGCACATCACGACGGCTAAAAAGATGGGGTGCTCATGAAGGCCCTCCTCTTGGAGTCATTCCTCccaggaagaggaagaaggctAACGGCGAGACGAACGGCAACGACGAAGCGGGCGACATGACAATGGACCTTGACACCCTGAGAGCCTCGGAGGCGAGGGATGGATCACAGGCTCGGGCGAACGGCGATGTCAACGGTGACGAGACCCTCGGCGACATCACGATGGGAGATATCAccatggacgacggcgacgatgctgACAAGAcagctgccgccgacgatgacgaagagtTGGACGAGATGGATAGGTCTCTGTTgggccttgccgccgaggactCTGCCTCTGAGGACGAGTGA